The Anabaena sp. PCC 7108 region TAATTGGTGAGCATTTGCAGCTGCTTTGAGGGGAAATGTATTGCTAACTTGGATTTTTAACTTATTTTCATCTATCCAAGTGGCGCATTGTTGGAGAATTTCACCATGATGTTGAAGTGCTTCGATATTTCCTAACAGCATTGGTGTTAACATCAATTCAAAACCAATGCGAAGATTTTTGTTTCTTGCAACTTTCCAAACTGTATTAGCTTTGGGTTCGAGAATAGTAACAATATCGCCATAAGTCCGCACTGCGGGGAAAGTTTTATCGAAAATTTCCCCACCGACAGTATCAAAAGCTAAGTCTACACCTTCGCCGTTTGTCCAATTTAAGGTAGCTTGAACAAAATCAGTTTCTTTGTAAAAGATTACTTTGTCAGCACCGAGTTGAGTTACCAAATCTGCTTTTTCTTGAGAACTCACGGTAGTAGCGACATTTGCGCCTTTGAGTTTAGCTAATTGAATAGCGACATGACCAACGCCACCAGCACCAGCGTGAATTAAAACTTTGTCTCCTGGTTCGAGTCTACCTCTTTCATATAATCCCTCCCAAGCAGTGATTAAAACCAAAGGTGCTGCTGCTGCTTCCGCAAAAGAAATTGATTTAGGTTTAGAGGCAACAAATCTTTCATCAACAGTGGTATATTCGGCGTAATTTCCTTGGTGTGCGCCTAAACCGCCATAACAAAAATATACTTCATCTCCGGGTTGAAATTTTTGGACATTAGCACCGATAGCTTCAACGATACCCGCACCATCACATCCTAATATAGCTGGCATTTGTTCGGGGTAAAATGTACCTCGTTTCCGCAATTTGGTATCTAAGGGATTAATCCCAGCGGCTACTAAGCGGACTAAAAGTTCTGTATTTCCCGGTGTGGGTTTAGGAACTTCTTGTAATTGGAGAACTTCGGGATTCCCCGCTGCTGTCATTAAGACTGCTTGCATGATTATTTTTCTCCTAAGATAGAATGACAGAAAAACAGTTTTTATTTACCAAACTTTAATTTAAACTAAAGCCCCGCTACAGCTAGAACCACAACCCGCAGTACAGCCATAGCAATAATCAGCAGTTTGTATTTCACTTATTAAATCCAAACTATTAGCTGCTAATAATTTGCTAATTGTGAGGATTTCACCATTTCTAGTTTTTGCAGGTAAATTCATCATTTGATTAAAGTCGCAATCATAAACATTCCCTAAATAATCAACTGAAAGTTGATCAAGACACATTAATTTTTTAACTGTATCTGGGTTAAATTGCAACTCTAAAAACTGCAAATAGCTAGAGTAGATATTTTTTCGTTCTAAATGTGATTTCGTTCTACCTACAGGTAAGTTAGTGATGGTAAAGAGGTTGTTAAATCCTATATCAAAATGTTGTTGTAAGAAGGTTTTGTAAGCCTGTTCTAAATTTGTTTGTTCGGGAGTTAAGGAAAAATTTTCACTGTTTGGTAACTGGGGATTGTATACCAAATCTAAAGTTAAATTGGGATTTTTTCCATAACCAACTTGATTTAACAATTGCAAAGCTTT contains the following coding sequences:
- a CDS encoding zinc-dependent alcohol dehydrogenase family protein, giving the protein MQAVLMTAAGNPEVLQLQEVPKPTPGNTELLVRLVAAGINPLDTKLRKRGTFYPEQMPAILGCDGAGIVEAIGANVQKFQPGDEVYFCYGGLGAHQGNYAEYTTVDERFVASKPKSISFAEAAAAPLVLITAWEGLYERGRLEPGDKVLIHAGAGGVGHVAIQLAKLKGANVATTVSSQEKADLVTQLGADKVIFYKETDFVQATLNWTNGEGVDLAFDTVGGEIFDKTFPAVRTYGDIVTILEPKANTVWKVARNKNLRIGFELMLTPMLLGNIEALQHHGEILQQCATWIDENKLKIQVSNTFPLKAAANAHQLLENGSITGKVVLLINDN
- the arsS gene encoding arsenosugar biosynthesis radical SAM (seleno)protein ArsS (Some members of this family are selenoproteins.), whose protein sequence is MVKTAITPFQKKLSLPLIKKNINVLQINLGKRCNLACNHCHVEASPIRKEELSPEICQQLISLIHKFPEIKIVDLTGGAPEMNYGFKSLVEAAKLAGKQVIVRSNLTIYFVNGFRDLPEYFAQHQVRIVASLPCYLADNVDRMRGNGVFNSSIKALQLLNQVGYGKNPNLTLDLVYNPQLPNSENFSLTPEQTNLEQAYKTFLQQHFDIGFNNLFTITNLPVGRTKSHLERKNIYSSYLQFLELQFNPDTVKKLMCLDQLSVDYLGNVYDCDFNQMMNLPAKTRNGEILTISKLLAANSLDLISEIQTADYCYGCTAGCGSSCSGALV